The Hordeum vulgare subsp. vulgare chromosome 4H, MorexV3_pseudomolecules_assembly, whole genome shotgun sequence genomic interval actattttgatttgtattgatttgtTAAACTATATTTTGACTTGTATTGATTTCTGTGATGAACTATATGAAAAAAATAAATGATCTGTACAATTTGTACTGAAGCACGTCGAATATGGGCAAAAATTGGTCTCATTTTACGTCAAAAGTGGCCCAATTTGCGTGAAAAATGGTCCGAAATCGACGGCCGGGGGCGACCTCGGGGGGCGGCTGGGAACCCGAACCCTCCCACGTCGATTTTTCCGCCGGCGCGCCCCCAGGCGGTGCTATTTCGCGCCACTCGGGGGCCGAAttgctggagatgctcttagggccAACCTGAGCCATGGCCCCCTGCCTATGTAGttttttactccctccgtccggaaatacttgtcctagaaatgtataaaattgatgtatctataactaaaataagtctaaatACATCtatctctaggacaagtattttcggacggagggagtatattattaGCACATAATTAAACAAGAATGATGGTGTTTTGCTCAATTTTTGATTAAATAGCCCTTCCTACATGGATTAGCCCCTCCTATAATTCTGATCAAGCTCCATCATTCGTTGCACACCATGTTTCATTGTCATCTCTAAGTTACGTGGCGGGTTCAAGATAAGACCGACTTTTCAACCATTGTACATGTCCTGACATAGACTTCGAACAAGTAAGTGGGTAAAATAAACTTCCGTCACGAGTCATGATGATATGATGTTCCATCACATGCATGAAAATTTAGACGGCTACCGTGCGTCGACGGCTCGTTCTGCCTGCAGACGTGGTTGATTGATGATCCATGCATTCGATGCAACTTCTGTTGCAAGTAATGAACTCCCGTCTCATTGTTGTGAAGTTTTTCGTCACGCTGCTGCACGGTTGCCACGGGCAAAGGAAGACGAGACGAGACTGCGCGTTTCCTGCGGGCTCACGGAAGCCGTCGGATCGAGCATCGACGTCCCATGATCGTCGCGCAACTGTCACGTTCAGTTCCGCGCAAAGAGCCCCCGAAGCGCGCGCCGTGCGACACGTATCCACCTGCATCCCATCTCCAACCgccgatgtcgtcgtcgtcgtcgccggcgacgcagcgccgccgcctccacccGGCCGCCTACCTCTCCGCGGTGGCCGCCCTCCTGGCGCTCGTCGCCGCGGCCTTCTCCCGCGCCCTCGGCCCCCGCTTCCCCAGCCCGCCCGCCGCCCGCCGCTGCCGCCCCGACCCCGAGGGCTCCTGGTCCGCCGGCGTCTTCCTCGGCGACTCCCCGTTCGCCCTCAAGTCCATCGAACACGTAACCCCACGTCTTCCCCGATTCCACCCTTCCCCCTCTCCCCAGACGGCGCGTCGCCGTCGTTCGTGGCGTTAAATTAATTCAGCTGGCTTTCCGTGGCTCGCGTGCGTGCAGTGGGGAGCCTCGGCGGACGCGGGCGCGGGCGCGGCGTGGCCGGTCGCGAACCCGGCGGTGACCTGCGCGGACGTGGCGGAGGCCGGGCACCCCAGCAGCTTCGTCGCCAGCCCCTTCCTCTTCCTCCAGGTTCGAACCAAACATTTGGACACCGACCCACAGGCGAGATCAGCAGCGGCAGCATTAGTTGTGAAAAAATGATTGTGATCCCAACCCTGCCGGCATCTTCCATGTGAATTTCGATAACTGCCTGCCATGATCGATTCCTGTTCCTGCCCTGATGGACCTGAAGCTAAATTCTCCTCAGGGCGATGGCATCTACATGTTCTTCGAGACGAAGAACCCCGTCACGTCGCAAGGCGACATCGCCGCCGCCGTGAGCAGGGACGCCGGCGCGACGTGGCAGCAGCTGGGCGTGGTGCTGGATGAGGAGTGGCATCTCTCGTACCCATATGTGTTCAGCTACAATGGCAAGGCAAATGTCCCACTCACATCTGCTTGTCTGTACCCAACAAGTTCATGCTCTAATCCATTCTCACATGCGCTTCTTTGCTTGCTTTGCTCCACAGGTCTACATGATGCCTGAGAGCAGCAAGAACGGAGATCTCCGGCTGTATCGTGCCTTGGATTTCCCCCTTAAGTGGGCACTGGAGAAGGTCCTTGTGGAGAAGCCACTTGTGGATTCAGTCATCATAAAATTCAGGGGTTCCTACTGGCTCATTGGGTCAGATTTGAGTTCTTACGGCGTGAAACGGAACGGGGAGCTCAGTATCTGGTATAGCAGCTCTCCTCTTGCTCCTTGGAATCCACACAGACGTAATACCATCCGTAGCATGGATAACGGGCCGAGTTTTAGAAATGGAGGCAGGCCCTTCGTTTATGACGGCGATCTCTATCGTATAGGTAAACAGAGTGGTGGTGTGTCTGGCCATGGTATTAAAGTGTTCAGAGTTGAAATCCTAACAGCAAATGAATACAAGGAAACTGAGGTCCCATTTGTCTTTGACAAGCCCCGCAAGGGTCGAAATGCATGGAATGGCGCACGGTCCCATCACCTTGATGTTCAGTGGCTTCCTTCAAGCCAACTCTGGATTGGGGTAATGGATGGTGACAGAGTGCCCTCAGGTGATTCGGTTGACCGTCTGACCATAGGCTACATGTTTTATGGAGTCACTCTGTTACTAGTTCTTCTGCTTGGTGGGCTTATTGGTGCAATTAGATGCACCATACCACTCAGATGGTGTGTTCCGCATACTGAGAAACGGGATGATTTATTACATGGAAGGCAGCAGCTCTTTCTGAAGTATAAGCTAAGCTCGCTGTTTTCCGGTTTGAACAAGTTGGGTTCTCTTCTTGGTGGGAGAATCAACTACAGAACTTGGAAGGGACGAGTTTATGCTTTGCTAGTAACACTGATTTTAACTTTTCTAACTTGTCTTGGAACTCACTGCATATTTGGTGGCAATGGTGCTGAGGAGCCATATCCAATCAAGGGTAGGTACTCGCAGTTCACGCTGTTAACTATGACATATGATGCTCGTCTTTGGAATCTGAAGATGTTTGTGGAGCATTACTCCAAATGTGCATCAGTGAGGGAGATTGTAGTTGTCTGGAATAAAGGCCGCCCCCCAGTGCAAAATGAACTGAAGTCAGCCGTTCCTGTCAGGGTCAGAGTTGAAGATAAGAACACTCTGAACAATAGATTCAACATAGATGAAAAAATTAAGACAAGAGCTGTTATGGAGCTCGATGATGATATCATGATGCCATGTGACGACTTAGAGCGTGGGTTCAAGGTCTGGAGGGAGCACCCCGATCGTATTGTTGGGTACTACCCACGCCTCGCTGAAGGTACTCCACCGGAATACCGCAGTGAGAGGTATGCTCGGCAACAAGGAGGTTATAACATGATACTGACTGGAGCAGCATTCATGGATCATGGCTTGGCCTTTGAGAGGTATTGGAGCAAGAAGGCCGAGGTAGGAAGGAAGATGGTGGACAGTTTCTTCAATTGTGAGGATGTCCTTCTAAATTTCCTGTTTGCAAATGCAAGCTCAACGAGCACGGTGGAGTATGTAAAGCCAGCTTGGGCAATTGATATGTCTAAGTTTTCAGGAGTAGCCATTAGTCGAAACACACAAGCACATTATCATGTGAGGAGCAAATGCCTTGCTAAGTTTTCGGAACTCTATGGGAACTTAACTGCTAAAAGGTTATTTAGCAGTCGAGGTGATGGCTGGGATGTATAGTAGTAACACAGATAACTGGATACCTTTTTCTTGAGACTTGCATAGTCTGATTAGCTAAGTTTCCAAGTTGGTAAAAGCAGAGGGCTTAGTAGTTCAGGATGATTAGTGCAACACTGAAGTGGCCGTTTGTATACAGTTAAGTATATTATCCCCTTTCTATACTTTTCCGTAGATAACATATTTTATTGCATCTATGGACGCACCTGTATAG includes:
- the LOC123447154 gene encoding glucosamine inositolphosphorylceramide transferase 1-like, whose amino-acid sequence is MSSSSSPATQRRRLHPAAYLSAVAALLALVAAAFSRALGPRFPSPPAARRCRPDPEGSWSAGVFLGDSPFALKSIEHWGASADAGAGAAWPVANPAVTCADVAEAGHPSSFVASPFLFLQGDGIYMFFETKNPVTSQGDIAAAVSRDAGATWQQLGVVLDEEWHLSYPYVFSYNGKVYMMPESSKNGDLRLYRALDFPLKWALEKVLVEKPLVDSVIIKFRGSYWLIGSDLSSYGVKRNGELSIWYSSSPLAPWNPHRRNTIRSMDNGPSFRNGGRPFVYDGDLYRIGKQSGGVSGHGIKVFRVEILTANEYKETEVPFVFDKPRKGRNAWNGARSHHLDVQWLPSSQLWIGVMDGDRVPSGDSVDRLTIGYMFYGVTLLLVLLLGGLIGAIRCTIPLRWCVPHTEKRDDLLHGRQQLFLKYKLSSLFSGLNKLGSLLGGRINYRTWKGRVYALLVTLILTFLTCLGTHCIFGGNGAEEPYPIKGRYSQFTLLTMTYDARLWNLKMFVEHYSKCASVREIVVVWNKGRPPVQNELKSAVPVRVRVEDKNTLNNRFNIDEKIKTRAVMELDDDIMMPCDDLERGFKVWREHPDRIVGYYPRLAEGTPPEYRSERYARQQGGYNMILTGAAFMDHGLAFERYWSKKAEVGRKMVDSFFNCEDVLLNFLFANASSTSTVEYVKPAWAIDMSKFSGVAISRNTQAHYHVRSKCLAKFSELYGNLTAKRLFSSRGDGWDV